One window of the Actinomyces procaprae genome contains the following:
- a CDS encoding alpha/beta hydrolase: MPPVPAGLAGFYQQKVGWKDCADDASFQCATVKVPLDYANPSGKTIDLALKKLPSTSGEPIGTLLTNPGGPGGSGLEYVSQEGVFSDALRAGYDILGFDPRGVGQSTPLTCLSPQEMSEVAEATLQQKSSGATNQQQDNDAADPQQDSTPVDFEEETAESTEQTAAELAARCKQYSPEPDLIDHMDTASVARDMDVLRALSGDARLHYLGTSYGTYLGARYAEMFPANVGRMVLDSAQNPAQENAENIVQQAESIEKSLRAYVEHCQAGEDCPLTGDVDSGVEQIRQLIEKANTTPLPSTLGDSVDGATLTKTLIDMMYDNSAWDLLTAALSQAIKNNDGTALAVLTNPSLVDEETDPQELAEKEARDAANENAISAIDCLDYPVRGDKSKWDEQAARIQEVAPTLGTGLGYPDAFCKGWGHHTDHQPGEIRATGAAPILVVGITGDPATPYQWAKDLASQLDSARLLTVEGNGHGAYQRKGDCVDNVIDAYLLRGELPEKDLTCKEEIEQYY; encoded by the coding sequence ATGCCACCGGTGCCCGCAGGCCTGGCGGGTTTCTACCAGCAGAAGGTCGGCTGGAAGGACTGTGCGGATGATGCCTCCTTCCAGTGCGCCACGGTCAAGGTGCCGCTGGACTATGCAAACCCCTCCGGCAAGACTATCGACCTGGCGCTGAAGAAGCTCCCCTCCACCTCGGGTGAGCCGATCGGCACGTTGCTGACCAATCCCGGCGGGCCTGGCGGATCCGGCCTGGAGTACGTCTCGCAGGAGGGCGTCTTCTCCGACGCACTGCGAGCGGGCTACGACATCCTCGGCTTCGACCCGCGCGGTGTGGGGCAGTCCACGCCCCTGACCTGCCTCAGCCCGCAGGAGATGAGCGAGGTGGCCGAGGCCACATTGCAGCAGAAGAGTTCCGGAGCCACCAACCAGCAGCAGGACAATGATGCCGCCGATCCGCAGCAGGACTCCACACCGGTTGACTTTGAGGAGGAGACTGCCGAGAGCACCGAGCAGACTGCGGCCGAACTGGCCGCCAGGTGCAAGCAGTACTCGCCTGAGCCCGATCTGATCGACCATATGGACACCGCCTCGGTGGCGCGTGACATGGATGTGCTGCGGGCGCTATCGGGTGATGCGCGCCTGCACTACCTGGGTACTTCTTATGGCACCTACCTGGGGGCCCGCTACGCGGAGATGTTCCCTGCGAACGTGGGTCGCATGGTGCTGGACAGCGCACAGAATCCCGCACAGGAGAACGCTGAGAACATCGTCCAGCAGGCCGAGTCGATTGAGAAGAGCCTGCGAGCCTATGTCGAGCACTGCCAGGCGGGGGAGGACTGCCCGCTGACCGGTGATGTCGACTCCGGCGTCGAGCAGATCAGGCAACTCATTGAGAAGGCCAACACCACGCCGCTGCCGTCCACTCTGGGCGACTCCGTAGACGGGGCGACGCTCACGAAGACCCTGATCGACATGATGTATGACAACAGTGCATGGGACCTTCTGACCGCGGCGCTCAGCCAGGCGATCAAGAACAATGACGGTACAGCCCTCGCCGTGCTGACCAATCCGTCACTGGTGGATGAGGAGACGGACCCGCAGGAGCTGGCTGAGAAGGAGGCCCGCGATGCGGCCAATGAGAACGCCATCAGCGCCATCGACTGCCTCGACTACCCGGTTCGTGGCGACAAGTCCAAGTGGGATGAGCAGGCGGCCAGAATCCAGGAGGTGGCGCCCACGCTCGGCACCGGGCTGGGCTACCCCGACGCGTTCTGCAAGGGCTGGGGCCACCACACCGACCACCAGCCGGGCGAGATCCGTGCCACGGGTGCGGCACCGATCCTCGTCGTCGGCATTACCGGTGACCCGGCCACCCCGTACCAGTGGGCCAAGGACCTGGCCTCCCAGCTGGACTCTGCCCGCCTGCTGACCGTGGAGGGCAACGGGCACGGCGCCTACCAGCGCAAGGGCGACTGCGTGGACAACGTGATCGACGCCTACCTGCTGCGCGGTGAACTGCCGGAGAAGGACTTGACCTGCAAGGAGGAGATTGAGCAGTACTACTGA
- a CDS encoding alpha/beta fold hydrolase, which produces MQAPVTRPGPWTHRHVTAGGTRFHVVLAGPEAPLNALPDAAPAAAGPAGDDATPAGPLVLLLHGFPECWWTWRHIIPTLADAGYRVAALDLRGFGGSDRPPSGYDLVTLARDVAAVVRALGHDHAVVVGAGLGGQVGWTLANLEPELTAGLVPVGAPHPLAVRSLPMRSIMGSKVQHLFFKAPLLPERSLRTTAGVERLLASWAAPATRPLVTEGAEYYAALMARPGAARSALENPRRSTLTRAETTTLNLPTTVPVMSVQGEFDPVQPARAHARDTHHVAGALQQVTIHGVGHFPQEEAPEALADVLLPFLAQLTTPPRQDQAEAAPPARSRQSARRPRRASFTRRPGGTARRRSGRTPRSGGRGPGRPFSRA; this is translated from the coding sequence GTGCAAGCACCCGTGACTCGCCCCGGACCCTGGACCCACCGCCACGTCACCGCCGGCGGTACCCGCTTCCACGTCGTGCTGGCGGGTCCGGAGGCGCCGCTGAACGCTCTCCCCGATGCCGCCCCAGCCGCAGCCGGTCCCGCCGGCGACGACGCCACGCCGGCCGGACCGCTGGTCCTCCTGCTGCACGGCTTCCCCGAGTGCTGGTGGACCTGGCGGCACATCATCCCGACCCTGGCGGACGCCGGCTACCGGGTCGCCGCACTCGACCTGCGCGGCTTCGGCGGCTCGGACCGTCCCCCGTCGGGGTACGACCTGGTCACCCTGGCCCGGGACGTCGCCGCCGTGGTACGGGCGCTGGGCCACGATCACGCCGTCGTCGTCGGCGCAGGACTCGGCGGGCAGGTCGGCTGGACACTGGCCAATCTGGAGCCGGAGCTCACGGCCGGGCTGGTGCCCGTCGGCGCACCGCACCCGCTGGCGGTGCGATCACTGCCCATGCGCTCCATCATGGGCTCCAAGGTGCAGCACCTGTTCTTCAAGGCCCCGCTCCTCCCGGAACGCAGCCTGCGGACGACGGCGGGCGTCGAGCGCCTGCTGGCATCCTGGGCGGCCCCCGCCACGCGCCCGCTGGTCACCGAGGGCGCCGAGTACTACGCCGCCTTGATGGCGCGCCCCGGCGCGGCCCGCTCCGCCCTGGAGAACCCGCGCCGCTCCACACTCACCCGCGCCGAGACGACAACGCTCAACCTGCCCACGACGGTGCCCGTCATGTCCGTGCAGGGCGAGTTCGACCCGGTTCAGCCGGCCCGGGCGCACGCCCGCGACACCCACCACGTGGCGGGCGCGCTGCAGCAGGTGACCATCCACGGCGTCGGGCACTTCCCGCAGGAGGAGGCGCCCGAGGCGCTCGCGGACGTGCTGCTGCCCTTCCTCGCCCAGCTCACCACACCACCCAGGCAGGACCAGGCGGAGGCCGCGCCTCCGGCACGATCCCGGCAGAGCGCCCGCAGGCCTCGCCGGGCGTCATTCACACGCCGACCCGGGGGCACAGCCCGGCGGCGTTCAGGGCGCACGCCTCGCAGCGGGGGACGCGGGCCCGGCAGACCCTTCTCCCGTGCATGA
- a CDS encoding branched-chain amino acid transporter permease — protein MLTDSQLALAVVVVAAITFACRIAPFALLRGRDRMPLVEFLGDAMPLGVMIVLVAYTLDGVSTAPATWLPALAGIGTTAGLHLWRRTMALSLIGGTAVYVAASLLMT, from the coding sequence ATGCTCACCGACTCGCAGCTGGCACTGGCCGTCGTGGTGGTCGCCGCCATCACCTTCGCCTGCCGCATCGCCCCCTTCGCGCTGCTGCGCGGACGCGACCGGATGCCGCTGGTGGAGTTCCTCGGCGACGCCATGCCCCTGGGGGTGATGATCGTGCTGGTGGCCTACACGCTCGACGGCGTCTCCACCGCCCCCGCCACCTGGCTGCCCGCGCTGGCCGGCATCGGCACCACCGCGGGACTGCACCTGTGGCGCCGGACCATGGCCCTGTCACTAATCGGCGGCACCGCCGTCTACGTGGCCGCCTCACTCCTGATGACCTGA
- a CDS encoding AzlC family ABC transporter permease, with protein sequence MTTARDAARDAVPIMIGYITLGLAAGLLLVAHGLAWWWAPLWSVVIYSGTMQMLLVPLAAAGQPLAAIAASTLFVSGRHVFYGLGFPLDRVRGRPATRLYAIHAITDEVYALLASRDRKAMSGRYIVTVEALSHSAWITGTTAGALAGTGLAALIGERVELLGFVLTALFVILAIENWKAHPDLAVLLSGFVAGAVGLAVGGSAALLSALGALAAALVALYAWRRHAGIADGGAR encoded by the coding sequence ATGACCACCGCGCGCGACGCCGCCCGGGACGCCGTGCCGATCATGATCGGGTACATCACGCTCGGCCTGGCGGCCGGGCTGCTGCTGGTGGCGCACGGCCTGGCCTGGTGGTGGGCGCCCCTGTGGAGCGTGGTCATCTACTCGGGGACCATGCAGATGCTGCTGGTGCCGCTGGCCGCCGCCGGCCAGCCCCTGGCCGCGATCGCCGCCTCCACCCTGTTCGTGTCCGGCCGCCACGTCTTCTACGGGCTCGGCTTCCCACTGGACCGGGTCCGGGGCCGCCCGGCCACGCGCCTGTACGCGATTCACGCCATCACCGACGAGGTCTACGCCCTGCTGGCCTCACGGGACCGCAAGGCCATGAGCGGGCGCTACATCGTCACCGTGGAGGCCCTGAGCCATTCGGCCTGGATCACCGGGACGACGGCGGGCGCACTCGCAGGCACCGGCCTGGCAGCGCTCATCGGCGAGCGCGTAGAACTGCTCGGCTTCGTCCTGACGGCGCTGTTCGTGATCCTCGCCATCGAGAACTGGAAGGCCCACCCGGACCTGGCCGTGCTGCTCAGCGGATTCGTGGCGGGCGCCGTCGGGCTGGCGGTGGGCGGTTCAGCGGCCCTGCTCAGCGCGCTGGGAGCCCTCGCAGCGGCCCTCGTCGCACTGTATGCGTGGCGGCGGCACGCCGGCATCGCGGATGGGGGCGCGCGCTGA